One genomic window of Coleofasciculus sp. FACHB-1120 includes the following:
- a CDS encoding pentapeptide repeat-containing protein has product MRDETEGLKNWLIILSLTFIAIGVIVFLGLWQLDVVPVEHFNNSSKILTTKEFIELKRQGISSVVEALKIVATTFGGAAILFNVFYAAKRAKAMDDSAIAANKSADAALDNAKAALKNAEAAQDKQITERFTKAIELLGSANISIRLGGIYALERIAKDSKKDHWTIMEVLTAFVRENAPLKEEEIQQEKLPKIPTDIQAALTVIGQRDVDKDPEYQGLNLQYTNLDGADLRDANLQGANLRDANLQGAYLSEANLQEADLSQANLQGPDLSQANLQEADLSQANLQEANLIDANLQGANLFEANLQGANLFEANLQGVFLCRANLQGANLFGANLQGANLFGANLQGANLFRANLQGANLSEAENLELKQIETAFGDSATVLPDDVERPAHWTQAGGETNAIAPI; this is encoded by the coding sequence ATGCGTGATGAAACAGAGGGATTAAAAAACTGGCTTATAATTCTGTCCCTTACATTTATTGCCATAGGAGTGATAGTTTTCCTGGGTTTATGGCAACTTGATGTAGTTCCCGTTGAACACTTCAATAATTCTTCTAAAATCCTGACTACAAAGGAGTTTATTGAGCTTAAAAGGCAGGGCATCAGCTCTGTTGTTGAAGCTTTAAAAATTGTTGCAACAACTTTTGGAGGAGCCGCAATCCTCTTTAACGTTTTCTATGCAGCGAAGCGAGCTAAAGCGATGGATGATAGTGCGATCGCTGCCAATAAAAGCGCTGATGCAGCTCTAGATAACGCTAAGGCTGCCCTAAAAAACGCAGAAGCAGCACAAGACAAGCAAATCACAGAACGCTTTACTAAAGCTATTGAACTTCTTGGTTCTGCTAATATTTCTATCCGTCTCGGTGGAATTTACGCTCTAGAACGAATCGCGAAGGATTCCAAAAAAGACCATTGGACAATTATGGAAGTGCTAACTGCTTTTGTTCGAGAGAATGCTCCTTTGAAGGAAGAAGAGATACAGCAGGAAAAATTACCAAAAATTCCTACGGATATTCAAGCAGCACTTACAGTTATCGGACAGCGCGACGTAGATAAAGACCCAGAATATCAAGGGCTAAATTTACAATATACCAACCTTGATGGAGCAGACCTCAGAGACGCTAACCTGCAAGGGGCAAACCTCAGAGACGCTAACCTGCAAGGGGCATACCTCAGTGAAGCTAACCTACAAGAGGCAGACCTCAGCCAAGCTAACCTACAAGGACCAGACCTCAGCCAAGCTAACCTACAAGAGGCAGACCTCAGCCAAGCTAACCTACAAGAGGCAAACCTCATAGACGCTAACCTGCAAGGGGCAAACCTCTTTGAAGCTAATCTGCAAGGGGCAAACCTCTTTGAAGCTAATCTGCAAGGGGTATTCCTCTGTAGAGCTAACCTGCAAGGGGCAAATCTCTTTGGAGCTAACCTGCAAGGGGCAAACCTCTTTGGAGCTAACCTGCAAGGGGCAAACCTCTTTAGAGCTAACCTACAAGGCGCAAACCTTAGCGAAGCCGAAAATCTAGAACTCAAGCAAATTGAAACAGCATTTGGAGATAGCGCAACTGTCT